A single region of the Corticium candelabrum chromosome 15, ooCorCand1.1, whole genome shotgun sequence genome encodes:
- the LOC134190725 gene encoding intermembrane lipid transfer protein VPS13C-like isoform X2, with translation MFEGLVTALLNKFLGPYIKNLDSSQLKLSIFSGNVSLEDLEVKPDALADKNLPIRVHAGFLHELQLKIPWKSLYTEPTVVVIDGVYLIVGPTTGFKYDAETAKKEAREKKQKELEQIEEKKRIEREGKPEEKSDGFVEKMVTQIIKNLQVTVKNVHIRYEDEVTCPGSPFAIGVTLQEVFAKTVDSNWKEAVIKDSVQQIRKLVGIRNLAAYVETNAQCLAGLPLAEWKDGLTVRIRRNSKSPPDVLRPFSGEAKLMLNKNPGEDMNVPKMLLEIMLQQLRFTLTRSQFVDVMELVESFDRIALNAKFMKWKYCISAILNEQVRRRLQMWSWKHIHKHKRLLREYRDIYKSKLLEKSYSSKRLQELEDYLDVFNISLARGWAEMEVEREKVQKKKEKQQKGWFSGWFGGGKANQKGTTKTTIAGEKVEITAEEKAKLYEAIGYVEDALIAELPREYVDNKISVQLTQLAADLVGEDGREIVHASLNENIVFVETRTSAKNVCVKASSSGMTVLGIAEDGEAPELLKKMQGDKAEKEKPLFSVCFENNPLDGKCNQRIVVELQPAEITADMLTVNVIIPFFSLPKDVHLQQLQSAATEQLQSLREQGRAAIQHAIGRRKVVDVNVTVHSSYVLVPETGRRTDTCDLLVVDLGSFSLKSQFQEELPSLEDATVEELDEHAYDRFNLKVTDVQVIFASREDDWHKARKEGPGQLHLLQPVTLDVVLMKSVVPDDTRLPKVKLSGDLPLLQITVSDRKIERLIELVLSLPLPESASSPATLEVVANQEPVELPTLSELGLSTDDFDAISLSSISTETSDQLEYQLDITDGEEHRQMGDTKGFKLKPQALKFAADLKIQKIGLTVSRWQTDKETALLDASVMDISTEVKVQTWDIMVTAGLQMVTIQDTSVDGKFLTLVQGGSQEEKLVSVSFLKANTEAPGFDEEYNSTLHKLTAEVSNVEFVVQDRSLLQLKEFALGLASKLNRTDHVKEESDNQRSQAVVQTEVKPVDLGLSKARTQFQLQANLKRVAINLCSPEIDIANVSVKDVATDIAVGKDVTTVSASLNDVVVLDCKETKYQKIISITKGEDALLRADISVYNDGSKDERYADLNNVDVDVHLKVAPLRVVFLNAFVQKLLDFGEKFKPSEAVVAKAKQRMHDAAEAAKASLKENSGARIKLDITANGPVIVIPRNDMSDERLEADLGKLIVSNCFKYANDLLKEKDLPTDDVVDNPDFPAVVDCMTVQLMKLKLTRFSTVELQCHVLLVPMDFEVLLNRCITESYRGLPMIDVTGSLPPLKLQVGKLDIDFSLAFLEENLKAGEKKNVETKITESAAAPRTRPASSSQLPASEADGKVQLETDVDFDWTKIRAAFDMPEVSLSLLDQAEGKEQTVRLELSITALDASVSMKGPCLEVSASVKDAIIRDCEVKNADGSPLLVLFSEQGVNLLDFKLQKVDSMSRLFKTEFGGVENKISADIAAVEVVVHRQSVLGLIEFALSLKPTTAPAVQATALPKRASVSQLQTIVPEVAKIDGDHVKVFLNASLKKIGVTLKSKEANIASMAITTAKTTVHLNSDGTLETKLTVSSFLVDDIREKQHGITHLIEKYSESKEPMLDVSYSKNSFEEHVVDGSLNNLNVAVCVDFVLSLLNFVQSVLPKEDKTKQERVFEKPSKHADKHRFEEEPEPTAKLPVVANVTFKMDTMHVFLLENSFDVHTRALYFTASVDAMFKQTGDSKKVFASLPSLALHSCIYSEKTQPRAEIISPFDVQLTYTDNSDIMKKNATIKISSINVSVDPYTISMMKHVADTASKALQRLQIEEGEDEDTAVPPDLFHCKGIESGRWYYDTIDVNIPTSPASLKSSGSEKRRSDSQKDRSSSMIERHRAAHQSIRSRQTSVQAESILEELYIEVESFELRLENESNGYFYPLLSVDGKMQGTVKNWSGEMTVSTILELEVAYYNETLAVWEPLIEPVPQFENEFTYRRWRLKLDVQRKVPQKAEEETLAAQFDVSMGVTTEQNIDEDEPDGTVNTNQRGTSEAAHRMSIAEIEVPEALLSLNIASEDVLQVTVSKTALQVFTALVEDWSDADSAVGQLAKHRQVPPYDVHNKTGITVKVWPGPAFKDPSNGSGIILSANQTVPLSFVQDTRGNTEILSETFNADQVGHRRGGDCVIAVEVNGFKTITRVPVLEAALHRYVLQPADSTAKDVSLVCEIEALEGHKIIRFRSPLQVKNKLAVAAEIQMVHVGADKKQSVSVAELVPEETFYPNLLGTGSCAFMLKPPGPSHNVSQTFTWKDKKKNLTCKAADNSKFGVRLVVTKDRYESVVPEGMSLDDVPRHTLHLCPPVVVHNLLPVPITFSLENSTALGGLEGGQKTTIFDIDLNEKPLLHIMATDCGGHDWIGEVKVDLDSSGLSFFAVKTKAMEGQFVSLQLGVQTVADMSVHLYLFCPYWMVNKTFLPLQYKPNEVKHIIEHEPSCSGAVMLAFDKTSGSKKTAQLRISNSKWSKPFSLDIAGSGGVVKCMLDNKEYEVGVKVNLTSFSLTRTVSFTPYQLISNNTPYTIYCFEGPSSHPLRVDSEQCCPLWPDGKTGDLQIAVGSSDAPRSQPFKFTEVHSTLLQLNGEVAALNVEVQVSDSAIVIAFSQYYNGAAPIRIENSCMDERVTVEFWQKSQDAPDKHFSIKSQQSRLFTWSNPLGKRVLCWRFGDTSTATDIYENNLLQDNHGKIELSQPSSSDKNPVKIYWASFLDGLQRVLLFTNDKRVVEKATETEHVERPDLEISFALQGVGIALVNNYRGVTAAYIGITSSGYQWESKPEKKKRWEPESYEMCHKLEVLYRDRSKMKETNLKVDFSDLQNMKLTAPKKRDLRRTFHEGIYCQFTKSKHHLHVHAVVNRMQIDNQVLHNVFSTIFHPVKPPKSVAAQAAPKPFLEASVVIHRMPESSVRQIKYFMILVQEISVQVDMGFITNIIQVFAPEKSNDKREFIGYKKDQDRVSSSLSQSSAVEAAAKGQKMFIDFFHLSPVKVHVSFSMDAFGTGEDDASSSLAPVQFVTTVLKSIGVVLTDVQDIELRLSYYEVSSKSMNDKQLQKSIQKHYTSQALKQFYALVLGLDVIGNPFGLVNKVKDGVFDLFYEPYQGAVQGPQEFAIGFAFGVRSLVSHTVGGLFGAVSRITGTLGKGIAKLTFDDKYQKDLATSKQPKNVGEGLVKGTKGFFGGLLHGVTGVVTKPFEGAKKEGVEGFFKGVGKGVIGLVARPVGGVVELASSTFQGISNAVDLDAEVVRLRFPRFINPNKVVHPYNLHTATGNFFLQVIDNGEFSESDVYFAHSDILDNPKLVIIVTNKRVILMEEGDMDFIDKGELKSPWSTKLREISEVREFMSGKGPAIQFILKTYKTGIFNKKSKENETKAFKAPNKDSRQYVIRKVQEALDWFSYPSQQ, from the exons ATGTTTGAAGGCTTAGTTACTGCGCTTCTTAACAAGTTCTTGGGGCCGTACATCAAGAACCTCGACTCTTCGCAACTGAAACTGAGCATTTTCAGCG GCAATGTTTCCCTAGAAGATTTGGAAGTCAAACCTGATGCTCTA GCAGATAAGAACTTACCTATTCGAGTTCATGCTGGATTTCTTC ACGAACTTCAGTTAAAGATTCCTTGGAAGTCACTGTACACTGAACCAACAGTTGTAGTTATTGATGGTGTGTATCTGATAGTGGGGCCAACTACGG GATTTAAATATGATGCTGAAACTGCTAAGAAAGAAGCCAGAGAGAAGAAACAGAAGGAGCTGGAGCAGAtagaagaaaagaagagaatTGAAAGAGAGG GTAAACCAGAGGAAAAGAGCGATGGCTTTGTTGAGAAGATGGTCACTCAGATCATAAAGAATCTACAG GTCACAGTGAAGAATGTTCACATTCGCTATGAGGATGAA GTAACATGTCCTGGGTCACCATTTGCTATTGGAGTGACACTTCAAGAAGTTTTTGCCAAA ACAGTTGACAGTAACTGGAAGGAGGCAGTCATAAAAGATTCTGTTCAGCAGATTCGGAAG CTTGTAGGCATTAGAAACCTTGCTGCTTATGTGGAGACGAACGCACAATGTTTAGCTGGTTTGCCACTAGCAGAGTGGAAG GATGGACTCACTGTCAGGATAAGGAGAAACAGCAAGAGTCCTCCTGACG TGCTCCGACCGTTTTCTGGTGAAGCTAAACTAATGCTGAACAAGAATCCTGGTGAAGACATGAATGTACCAAAG ATGCTGTTGGAGATCATGTTGCAGCAGTTGAGATTTACTCTTACTCGTTCTCAG tttgttgatGTCATGGAACTAGTGGAGTCATTTGATCGAATCGCATTGAATGCGAAGTTTATGAA GTGGAAATATTGTATCTCTGCTATTCTAAATGAACAAGTGAGGAGACGATTGCAAATGTGGTCATGGAAGCACATCCATAAACACAA ACGTCTTCTAAGGGAATACAGGGACATCTACAAGTCTAAGTTGTTAGAGAAGAGCTACTCTAGCAAGAGACTGCAG GAACTTGAAGACTATCTGGATGTGTTCAACATAAGTTTAGCTCGAGGGTGGGCTGAAATGGAG GTTGAGAGAGAAAAGGTTCAGAAGAAGAAGGAAAAGCAACAGAAAGGGTGGTTTAGTGGCTGGTTTGGTGGGGGCAAAGCAAATCAGAAAggaacaacaaagacaacaatagCTG GTGAAAAAGTAGAAATTACAGCTGAGGAAAAAGCAAAACTGTATGAAGCCATTGGGTATGTAGAAGATGCTTTAATTGCAGAGCTTCCAAGAGAG TATGTTGACAACAAAATCAGTGTGCAACTTACACAACTAGCGGCCGATCTAGTCGGAGAAGATGGGAG GGAAATTGTGCATGCTTCTCTAAATGAAAATATAGTCTTTGTGGAAACACGGACATCTGCGAAGAATGTTTG TGTAAAGGCTAGTTCATCTGGAATGACTGTACTGGGTATTGCTGAGGATGGTGAGGCTCCAGAGCTATTGAAGAAGATGCAAG GAGACAAAGCAGAGAAAGAAAAGcctttgttttctgtctgttttgagAACAACCCTCTTGACGGTAAATGCAACCAAAGGATTGTAGTTGAACTTCAACCAGCAGAAATTACAGCTGATATG CTTACTGTCAATGTGATCATTCCTTTCTTCTCACTGCCTAAAGATGTCCATCTACAGCA GTTGCAGTCGGCTGCTACAGAACAGTTACAAAGCTTGAGAGAACAAGGACGAGCTGCCATTCAGCATGCAATTGGCAGACGGAAA GTGGTAGATGTGAATGTCACGGTTCATTCTTCATATGTTTTGGTGCCTGAGACGGGCAGGAGAACAGA TACTTGTGACCTTCTTGTTGTTGACCTTGGTTCTTTCTCCTTGAAGTCACAATTTCAGGAAGAATTGCCATCACTAGAG GATGCCACTGTGGAAGAACTTGATGAACACGCATATGATCGTTTCAATCTCAAAGTGACAGATGTTCAAGTTATCTTTGCAAGTCGTGAGGATGACTGGCATAAAGCAAGGAAAGAAGGCCCAGGACAACTTCACCTGTTGCAACCAGTCACACTTGATGTTGTGCTCATGAAGAGTGTTGTTCCCGATGACACCAGACTACCAAA GGTGAAGTTGAGTGGTGATTTGCCACTACTGCAGATTACAGTATCAGATCGGAAGATTGAGCGGTTAATTGAG CTGGTACTGAGTTTACCTCTGCCAGAGTCTGCATCATCTCCTGCAACTCTTGAA GTTGTAGCCAATCAAGAGCCTGTTGAGCTGCCAACTTTATCAGAGCTTGGCTTGTCTACAGATGACTTTGATGCAATTTCACTTTCCAGCATTTCTACGGAAACAAGCGATCAGTTAGAGTATCAGCTAGACATTACTGATGGTGAagaacacagacaaatgggaGATACGAAAGGTTTTAAATTGAAACCTCAAGCACTGAAGTTTGCTGCCGACTTGAAAATACAAAAGATTGGTTTGACTGTATCACGATGGCAAACTGATAAAGAGACAGCATTACTTGATGCATCTGTGATGGACATCAGCACGGAAGTGAAGGTGCAAACATGGGATATTATGGTGACTGCAGGTTTACAGATGGTCACAATTCAAGACACAAGTGTAGACG GAAAATTTTTGACTCTTGTACAAGGTGGTTCACAGGAAGAAAaacttgtcagtgtgtctttCCTGAAG GCTAATACTGAGGCTCCTGGATTTGATGAAGAGTATAATTCAACATTGCACAAACTGACTGCTGAGGTCtctaacgtagagtttgtggtaCAAGATCGGTCTCTCTTGCAGCTAAAAGAATTTGCTCTCGGTCTTGCCTCCAAGTTAAACAG GACGGATCATGTTAAAGAAGAGAGTGATAATCAGAGGTCACAGGCTGTTGTACAGACAGAGG TGAAACCAGTTGACTTGGGTCTATCAAAGGCAAGAACTCAGTTTCAGTTGCAAGCAAACCTGAAACGTGTTGCCATTAATTTGTGCTCGCCAGAAATTGACATAGCAAACGTATCAGTAAAAG ATGTTGCTACTGATATTGCAGTTGGGAAAGATGTTACAACAGTTTCTGCAAG CCTAAATGATGTAGTTGTTTTGGATTGTAAAGAAACAAAGTATCAGAAG ATAATATCAATTACAAAAGGAGAAGATGCATTGCTGAGAGCAGAT ATATCTGTGTACAATGATGGATCTAAAGATGAACGATATGCTGACTTGAACAACGTTGACGTTGATGTTCACCTGAAAGTTGCACCACTACGTGTTGTCTTTCTGAATGCATTTGTGCAGAAGTTGCTG GACTTTGGTGAAAAGTTTAAGCCTAGTGAAGCTGTTGTTGCCAAAGCAAAGCAAAGAATGCATGATGCAGCAGAAGCAGCTAAAGCTTCG ctgAAAGAGAATAGTGGAGCTCGCATTAAGTTGGACATTACTGCTAATGGACCTGTGATCGTCATTCCTCGTAATGACATGTCAGATGAACGATTGGAAGCTGATCTTGGAAAGTTGATTGTATCGAATTGTTTCAAATATGCCAATGATTTATTGAAGGAGAAAGACTTGCCCACTGACGATGTTGTTGACAATCCTGATTTTCCTGCTGTCGTTGACTGCATGACTGTTCAACTGATGAAACTGAAACTTACCAG ATTTTCAACTGTTGAACTTCAGTGTCACGTGTTGCTTGTTCCAATGGACTTTGAAGTTTTGCTGAATCGTTGCATAACAGAGTCATACAGAGGACTTCCtatgattgatgttacaggcTCTCTTCCACCTCTAAAG CTACAAGTTGGAAAGCTTGATATTGATTTTTCTTTGGCGTTTCTCGAGGAGAACTTGAAAGCAGGGGAGAAGAAAAATGTAGAAACAAAAATAACTGAAAGTG CCGCAGCACCAAGAACTAGACCTGCATCTTCATCTCAACTGCCTGCTTCTGAAGCAGATGGTAAAGTACAACTTGAAACCGATGTTGACTTTGATTGGACTAAAATCAGAGCTGCATTTGACATGCCTGAG GTGTCACTGAGCTTGTTAGACCAAGCAGAAGGTAAGGAACAAACAGTACGACTTGAGCTTTCTATAACAGCTCTTGATGCAAGTGTCAGCATGAAGGGGCCTTGTCTTGAAGTCTCTGCTTCTGTTAAGGATGCAATTATTCGTGATTGTGAAGTGAAAA ATGCAGACGGTAGTCCTTTACTTGTTCTCTTTTCTGAACAAGGTGTGAATTTGCTGGACTTTAAACTTCAAAAG GTTGATTCAATGTCAAGACTTTTCAAGACTGAATTTGGAGGAGTTGAGAATAAGATCAGTGCTGATATTGCTGCAGTGGAAGTTGTTGTCCATCGACAATCAGTTCTTGGTCTCATAGAGTTTGCATTGTCATTGAAACCAACAAC TGCTCCTGCTGTTCAAGCAACAGCTCTACCTAAACGAGCAAGTGTCTCTCAGTTACAAACAATTGTTCCTGAAGTTGCGAAGATAGATGGTGACCACGTAAAGGTGTTTTTGAATGCTAGTTTGAAAAAGATTGGTGTCACACTCAAGTCAAAGGAGGCAAACATTGCAAGCATGGCAATAACCACAGCAAAGACTACTGTGCATCTCAATTCTGACGGAACGCTTGAAACTAAATTGACAGTCAGTAGTTTCCTAGTTGATGACATCAGAGAGAAACAACATGGCATAACACA cttgattgaaaaatattcagaatCTAAAGAACCAATGTTGGATGTCTCATATTCAAAAAACTCTTTTGAGGAGCATGTTGTTGATGGATCTTTGAATAACCTCAATGTTGCTGTGTGCGTGGACTTTGTACTTTCACTTCTTAACTTTGTTCAGTCAGTGCTTCCAAAAGAggacaaaacaaaacaagaaagagTATTTGAAAAACCGTCTAAACATGCCGACAAACATCGTTTTGAAGAAGAGCCAGAGCCGACAGCAAAGCTTCCAGTGGTAGCAAATGTGACATTCAAGATGGACACCATGCATGTTTTTCTTTTGGAGAACTCATTTGATGTGCATACAAGAGCTCTCTACTTCACA GCTAGTGTAGATGCAATGTTCAAACAGACAGGAGATTCAAAGAAGGTCTTTGCATCTTTGCCAAGTTTAGCTCTTCACTCATGTATCTACTCAGAGAAAACACAGCCTAGAGCAGAG ATTATTAGTCCGTTTGATGTGCAGCTGACTTATACTGACAATTCAGACATAATGAAAAAGAACGCAACAATCAAAATATCATCTATTAATGTATCTGTGGATCCTTACACAATCAGCATGATGAAGCACGTAGCTGACACTGCCAGCAAGGCATTGCAG CGTTTGCAAATAGAAGAGGGAGAAGATGAGGATACTGCTGTACCTCCTGATCTCTTTCATTGTAAAGGCATTGAGTCAGGTCGATGGTACTATGATACAA TTGATGTTAATATTCCTACCAGTCCTGCATCACTGAAATCTTCTGGTTCTGAGAAACGTCGAAGTGACTCTCAGAAAGACAGGAGCTCTAGCATGATAGAACGGCATCGAGCAGCACACCAAAGCATTCGCAGTAGGCAAACATCGGTGCAAGCTGAATCTATTTTAGAAGAA CTTTACATTGAGGTTGAAAGCTTTGAACTGCGGCTGGAAAATGAATCCAACGGATACTTTTATCCATTACTGTCAGTAGATGGAAAGATGCAAGGAACTGTAAAAAATTGGTCAGGagag ATGACGGTTTCTACAATTTTGGAATTGGAGGTTGCATACTACAATGAAACATTGGCTGTTTGGGAGCCATTGATTGAACCAGTTCCACAGTTTGAAAATGAGTTTACTTATCGACGGTGGAGACTGAAATTGGATGTACAGCGAAAAGTGCCTCAGAAAGCTGAAGAGGAGACACTAGCAGCACAGTTTGATGTGTCCATGGGTGTCACAACTGAACAGAACATTGATGAAGATGAACCAGACGGaactgtaaacacaaatcaACGGGGAACAAGTGAAGCAGCTCATCGAATGTCAATAGCAGAAATAGAGGTGCCGGAAGCACTGCTATCACTAAACATTGCTTCAGAAGATGTTCTGCAAGTAACAGTAAGCAAAACAGCTTTACAAGTCTTTACTGCTTTGGTAGAG GATTGGAGTGATGCAGACTCAGCTGTAGGACAACTGGcaaaacacagacaagtaCCACCATATGATGTTCACAACAAG ACTGGAATTACTGTGAAAGTGTGGCCTGGTCCTGCGTTTAAG GATCCCAGCAATGGTTCTGGTATTATCCTTTCTGCTAATCAAACAGTACCTCTTTCCTTTGTTCAAGATACTCGAGGGAATACTGAAATTCTCAGTGAAACTTTTAATGCTGATCAAGTTGGACATCGTCGTGGAGGTGACTGTGTTATAGCTGTGGAG GTCAATGGATTTAAGACTATTACAAGAGTTCCTGTCTTGGAAGCTGCTCTGCATCGTTATGTTCTTCAGCCTGCTGATTCCACGGCAAAG GATGTATCTCTGGTGTGTGAAATCGAAGCACTCGAAGGTCACAAAATAATCAGATTTCGGTCTCCACTTCAG GTTAAGAATAAGCTGGCTGTGGCTGCTGAAATACAGATGGTTCATGTAGGTGCTGATAAGAAACAGAGTGTTTCTGTGGCAGAGCTTGTACCAGAGGAGACATTTTATCCTAATTTACTTGGCACTGGAAGCTGTGCTTTTATGTTGAAACCTCCAGGACCAAG TCACAATGTAAGTCAGACATTTACTTGGaaagacaagaagaagaacTTAACGTGCAAGGCAGCAGATAATTCTAAGTTTGGTGTTCGG TTGGTGGTCACAAAGGATCGATATGAGAGTGTGGTGCCTGAAGGAATGTCTCTAGATGACGTGCCTCGTCACACACTTCATCTTTGCCCTCCTGTAGTAGTACACAATCTACTTCCTGTGCCAATTACATTTTCATTGGAG AATTCTACAGCTTTGGGTGGACTTGAAGGTGGACAAAAGACAACAATATTTGATATAGACTTAAACGAAAAGCCATTGCTGCACATCATG GCAACTGACTGTGGAGGACATGACTGGATTGGTGAGGTGAAGGTAGACTTAGATTCTTCAGGGCTATCATTTTTTGCAGTAAAGACAAAGGCGATGGAAGGCCAGTTTGTGTCTTTG CAATTGGGTGTTCAAACAGTGGCAGAcatgtctgttcatttgtatCTTTTCTGTCCCTACTGGATGGTGAATAAGACATTTTTGCCTTTGCAGTACAAG CCCAATGAAGTCAAACACATAATTGAACATGAACCTTCTTGTTCTGGTGCCGTTATGCTGGCATTTGACAAGACATCTGGGTCTAAGAAGACG GCTCAACTTCGCATTTCTAACTCAAAATGGTCAAAACCTTTCTCTTTGGATATTGCTGGTAGTGGTGGTGTAGTCAAGTGTATGCTAGACAACAAAGAGTATGAG GTGGGTGTCAAGGTAAATTTGACATCATTTAGTCTGACAAGAACAGTGTCTTTCACACCGTACCAATTAATTTCCAACAACACTCCT TACACGATTTATTGTTTTGAGGGTCCATCTTCTCATCCTCTCAGGGTTGATTCTGAACAG tgttGTCCTTTGTGGCCAGATGGCAAGACTGGTGACTTGCAAATAGCAGTTGGTTCTAGTGATGCTCCACGATCTCAACCATTCAAATTTACTGAAGTCCACTCTACTTTGCTACAGTTAAATGGCGAG GTTGCTGCACTGAATGTAGAAGTACAGGTGTCTGACTCAGCAATTGTAATAGCCTTTTCTCAGTACTATAATGGAGCTGCTCCTATAAGGATAGAAAACAGCTGCATGGATGAGAGAGTTACTGTTGAGTTCTGGCAAAA ATCACAAGATGCTCCAGATAAGCATTTCTCAATTAAGTCACAACAGTCAAGGCTTTTCACGTGGTCTAATCCTCTTGGCAAAAGGGTGTTGTGCTGGCGTTTTGGTGATACTAGTACTGCTACAGACATCTACGAAAATAACTTGTTGCAA GACAATCATGGGAAGATAGAGCTTTCTCAACCATCTAGTTCTGACAAGAATCCGGTTAAGATCTATTGGGCCTCTTTTCTTGATGGGTTACAGCGTGTTCTGCTCTTTACAAATGATAAGCGTGTAGTGGAGAAGGCAACAGAA ACGGAACATGTAGAAAGACCTGATTTGGAGATCTCATTCGCTTTGCAAGGTGTAGGCATCGCGTTAGTCAATAACTACCGTGGTGTTACAGCAGCATATATTGGCATTACAAG CTCTGGATACCAGTGGGAATCTAAGCCCGAAAAGAAGAAGCGCTGGGAACCTGAGAGCTATGAAATGTGTCACAAACTTGAAGTTCTCTATCGAGACAGATCAAAAATGAAAGAAACCAATCTTAAG GTTGACTTCAGTGATCTTCAAAACATGAAGTTAACTGCTCCTAAAAAGAGAGATTTGAGACGTACATTCCATGAGGGCATCTACTGCCAGTTTACCAAGTCAAAGCATCATCTTCATGTCCATGCTGTGGTGAACAGAATGCAA ATTGACAATCAGGTATTGCATAATGTATTCTCTACCATCTTTCATCCTGTCAAGCCTCCTAAGTCGGTTGCAGCTCAGGCTG CCCCAAAACCTTTTCTTGAGGCAAGTGTTGTTATTCATCGCATGCCTGAGAGCAGTGTTCGCCAGATCAA GTACTTCATGATTTTGGTTCAGGAGATAAGTGTTCAAGTGGACATGGGATTTATCACCAATATAATTCAAGTGTTTGCTCCTGAGAAATCGAATGATAAACGAGAG TTTATTGGTTACAAGAAAGATCAGGACAGAGTCAGCAGTAGTTTGTCTCAGTCATCAGCTGTTGAG GCTGCTGCTAAAGGTCAAAAAATGTTTATTGACTTTTTCCACCTTTCTCCAGTGAAG GTTCATGTCAGCTTTTCTATGGATGCTTTTGGTACTGGAGAAGACGATGCATCAAGCTCTCTAGCTCCAGTGCAATTTGTGACTACGGTGCTCAAATCTATTGGTGTAGTGTTGACAGATGTTCAAGACATTGAACTGAG GCTTTCATATTATGAGGTCTCTAGCAAATCAATGAATGACAAGCAACTACAAAAAAGCATTCAAAAACACTACACGTCACAG GCTCTTAAACAATTTTATGCTTTGGTTCTTGGTTTGGATGTCATTGGAAATCCATTTGGTTTAGTGAACAAGGTCAAGGATGGTGTGTTTGATTTGTTTTATGAGCCATATCAA GGTGCTGTGCAGGGACCTCAAGAATTTGCCATTGGTTTTGCCTTTGGTGTTCGAAGTCTTGTCAGCCACACTGTTG GTGGTCTATTTGGTGCTGTGTCTCGTATCACTGGAACCTTGGGCAAGGGCATTGCCAAgctgacgtttgatgacaagtACCAGAAAGACCTAGCAACTAGCAAACAGCCAAAGAATGTAGGAGAGGGACTGGTGAAGGGAACAAAGGGATTTTTTGGG GGCTTACTACATGGTGTCACAGGAGTGGTAACAAAGCCATTTGAAG GAGCAAAGAAAGAGGGTGTTGAAGGTTTCTTTAAGGGTGTTGGGAAAGGAGTCATCGGTCTTGTTGCTCGGCCTGTTGGTGGTGTAGTTGAGCTGGCAAGCAGTACATTCCAAGGAATCAGCAA tGCCGTTGATTTGGATGCGGAGGTTGTTCGTCTTCGTTTTCCAAGGTTTATTAACCCAAACAAG GTTGTCCACCCTTACAATCTTCATACAGCAACTGGCAACTTCTTCCTCCAG GTGATTGATAATGGTGAATTTTCTGAATCAGATGTCTACTTTGCTCACAGTGATATACTGGACAATCCTAAACTAGTCATTATTGTTACAAACAA ACGTGTAATTCTGATGGAAGAAGGTGATATGGACTTCATTGACAAAGGAGAGCTGAAGAGTCCATGGTCAACTAAGTTAAGAGAAATTAGTGAAGTACGAGAGTTTATGTCAGGAAAGGGGCCAGCTATTCAATTTATTCTCAAG ACCTACAAAACAGGAATCTTTAATAAGAAATCAAAGGAGAATGAAACGAAGGCTTTTAAAGCCCCTAACAAAGATTCTCGACAA